A stretch of the Macaca thibetana thibetana isolate TM-01 chromosome X, ASM2454274v1, whole genome shotgun sequence genome encodes the following:
- the DDX3X gene encoding ATP-dependent RNA helicase DDX3X isoform X2: MSHVAVENALGLDQQFAGLDLNSSDNQSGGSTASKGRYIPPHLRNREATKGFYDKDSSGWSSSKDKDAYSSFGSRSDSRGKSSFFSDRGSGSRGRFDDRGRSDYDGIGSRGDRSGFGKFERGGNSRWCDKSDEDDWSKPLPPSERLEQELFSGGNTGINFEKYDDIPVEATGNNCPPHIESFSDVEMGEIIMGNIELTRYTRPTPVQKHAIPIIKEKRDLMACAQTGSGKTAAFLLPILSQIYSDGPGEALRAMKENGRYGRRKQYPISLVLAPTRELAVQIYEEARKFSYRSRVRPCVVYGGADIGQQIRDLERGCHLLVATPGRLVDMMERGKIGLDFCKYLVLDEADRMLDMGFEPQIRRIVEQDTMPPKGVRHTMMFSATFPKEIQMLARDFLDEYIFLAVGRVGSTSENITQKVVWVEESDKRSFLLDLLNATGKDSLTLVFVETKKGADSLEDFLYHEGYACTSIHGDRSQRDREEALHQFRSGKSPILVATAVAARGLDISNVKHVINFDLPSDIEEYVHRIGRTGRVGNLGLATSFFNERNINITKDLLDLLVEAKQEVPSWLENMAYEHHYKGSSRGRSKSRFSGGFGARDYRQSSGASSSSFSSSRASSSRSGGGGHGSSRGFGGGGYGGFYNSDGYGGNYNSQGVDWWGN, encoded by the exons ATGAGTCATGTGGCGGTGGAAAATGCGCTCGGGCTGGACCAGCAG TTTGCTGGCCTAGACCTGAACTCTTCAGATAATCAGAGTGGAGGAAGTACAGCCAGCA aagggcGCTATATTCCTCCTCATTTAAGGAACCGAGAAGCTACTAAAG GTTTCTACGACAAAGACAGTTCAGGGTGGAGTTCTAGCAAAGATAAGGATGCGTATAGCAGTTTTGGATCTCGTAGTGATTCAAGAGGGAAGTCTAGCTTCTTCAGTGATCGTGGAAGTGGATCAAGGGGAAG GTTTGATGATCGTGGACGGAGTGATTATGACGGCATTGGCAGCCGTGGTGACAGAAGTGGCTTTGGCAAATTTGAACGTGGTGGAAACAGTCGCTGGTGTGACAAATCAGATGAAGATGATTGGTCAAAACCACTCCCACCAAGTGAACGCTTGGAACA GGAACTCTTTTCTGGAGGCAACACTGGGattaattttgagaaatatgATGACATTCCAGTTGAGGCAACAGGCAACAACTGTCCTCCACATATTGAAAGT TTCAGTGATGTTGAGATGGGAGAAATTATCATGGGAAACATTGAGCTTACTCGTTATACTCGCCCAACTCCAGTGCAGAAGCACGCTATTCCTATTatcaaagagaaaagagactTGATGGCTTGTGCCCAAACAG GGTCTGGAAAAACTGCAGCATTTCTCTTGCCCATCTTGAGTCAGATTTATTCAGATGGTCCAGGCGAGGCTTTGAGGGCCATGAAG GAAAATGGAAGGTATGGGCGCCGCAAACAGTACCCAATCTCCTTGGTATTAGCACCAACGAGAGAGTTGGCAGTACAGATCTACGAGGAAGCCAGAAAA TTTTCATACCGATCTAGAGTTCGTCCTTGCGTGGTTTATGGTGGTGCCGATATTGGTCAGCAGATTCGAGACTTGGAACGTGGATGCCATTTGTTAGTAGCCACTCCAGGACGTCTAGTGGATATGATGGAAAGAGGAAAGATTGGATTAGACTTTTGCaa ATACTTGGTGTTAGATGAAGCTGATCGGATGTTGGATATGGGGTTTGAGCCTCAGATTCGTAGAATAGTTGAACAAGATACTATGCCTCCAAAGGGTGTCCGCCACACTATGATGTTTAGTGCTACTTTTCCTAAGGAAATACAG atgctGGCTCGTGATTTCTTAGATGAATATATCTTCTTGGCTGTAGGAAGAGTTGGCTCTACCTCTGAAAACATCACACAGAAAGTAGTTTGGGTGGAAGAATCAGACAAACGGTCATTTCTGCTTGACCTCCTAAATGCAACAg GCAAGGATTCACTGACCTTAGTGTTTGTGGAGACCAAAAAGGGTGCAGATTCTCTGGAGGATTTCTTATACCATGAAGGATACGCATGTACCAGTATCCATGGAGACCGTTCTCAGAGGGATAGGGAAGAGGCCCTTCACCAGTTCCGCTCAGGAAAAAGCCCAATTCTAGTGGCTACAGCA GTAGCAGCAAGAGGACTGGACATTTCAAATGTGAAACATGTTATCAATTTTGACTTGCCAAGTGATATTGAAGAATACGTACATCGCATTGGTCGTACAGGACGTGTAGGAAACCTTG GCCTGGCAACCTCATTCTTTAACGAGAGGAACATAAATATTACTAAGGATTTGTTGGATCTTCTTGTTGAAGCTAAACAAGAAGTGCCATCTTGGTTAGAAAACATGGCTTATGAACACCACTACAAGGGTAGCAGTCGTGGACGTTCTAAGAG CAGATTTAGTGGAGGGTTTGGTGCCAGAGACTACCGACAAAGTAGTGGTGCCAGCAGTTCCAGCTTCAGCAGCAGCCGTGCAAGCAGCAGCCGCAGTGGCGGAGGTGGCCACGGTAGCAGCAGAGGATTCGGTGGAG GTGGCTATGGAGGCTTTTACAACAGTGATGGATATGGAGGAAATTATAACTCCCAGGGGGTTGACTGGTGGGGTAACTGA
- the DDX3X gene encoding ATP-dependent RNA helicase DDX3X isoform X1: protein MSHVAVENALGLDQQFAGLDLNSSDNQSGGSTASKGRYIPPHLRNREATKGFYDKDSSGWSSSKDKDAYSSFGSRSDSRGKSSFFSDRGSGSRGRFDDRGRSDYDGIGSRGDRSGFGKFERGGNSRWCDKSDEDDWSKPLPPSERLEQELFSGGNTGINFEKYDDIPVEATGNNCPPHIESFSDVEMGEIIMGNIELTRYTRPTPVQKHAIPIIKEKRDLMACAQTGSGKTAAFLLPILSQIYSDGPGEALRAMKENGRYGRRKQYPISLVLAPTRELAVQIYEEARKFSYRSRVRPCVVYGGADIGQQIRDLERGCHLLVATPGRLVDMMERGKIGLDFCKYLVLDEADRMLDMGFEPQIRRIVEQDTMPPKGVRHTMMFSATFPKEIQMLARDFLDEYIFLAVGRVGSTSENITQKVVWVEESDKRSFLLDLLNATGKDSLTLVFVETKKGADSLEDFLYHEGYACTSIHGDRSQRDREEALHQFRSGKSPILVATAVAARGLDISNVKHVINFDLPSDIEEYVHRIGRTGRVGNLGLATSFFNERNINITKDLLDLLVEAKQEVPSWLENMAYEHHYKGSSRGRSKSSRFSGGFGARDYRQSSGASSSSFSSSRASSSRSGGGGHGSSRGFGGGGYGGFYNSDGYGGNYNSQGVDWWGN from the exons ATGAGTCATGTGGCGGTGGAAAATGCGCTCGGGCTGGACCAGCAG TTTGCTGGCCTAGACCTGAACTCTTCAGATAATCAGAGTGGAGGAAGTACAGCCAGCA aagggcGCTATATTCCTCCTCATTTAAGGAACCGAGAAGCTACTAAAG GTTTCTACGACAAAGACAGTTCAGGGTGGAGTTCTAGCAAAGATAAGGATGCGTATAGCAGTTTTGGATCTCGTAGTGATTCAAGAGGGAAGTCTAGCTTCTTCAGTGATCGTGGAAGTGGATCAAGGGGAAG GTTTGATGATCGTGGACGGAGTGATTATGACGGCATTGGCAGCCGTGGTGACAGAAGTGGCTTTGGCAAATTTGAACGTGGTGGAAACAGTCGCTGGTGTGACAAATCAGATGAAGATGATTGGTCAAAACCACTCCCACCAAGTGAACGCTTGGAACA GGAACTCTTTTCTGGAGGCAACACTGGGattaattttgagaaatatgATGACATTCCAGTTGAGGCAACAGGCAACAACTGTCCTCCACATATTGAAAGT TTCAGTGATGTTGAGATGGGAGAAATTATCATGGGAAACATTGAGCTTACTCGTTATACTCGCCCAACTCCAGTGCAGAAGCACGCTATTCCTATTatcaaagagaaaagagactTGATGGCTTGTGCCCAAACAG GGTCTGGAAAAACTGCAGCATTTCTCTTGCCCATCTTGAGTCAGATTTATTCAGATGGTCCAGGCGAGGCTTTGAGGGCCATGAAG GAAAATGGAAGGTATGGGCGCCGCAAACAGTACCCAATCTCCTTGGTATTAGCACCAACGAGAGAGTTGGCAGTACAGATCTACGAGGAAGCCAGAAAA TTTTCATACCGATCTAGAGTTCGTCCTTGCGTGGTTTATGGTGGTGCCGATATTGGTCAGCAGATTCGAGACTTGGAACGTGGATGCCATTTGTTAGTAGCCACTCCAGGACGTCTAGTGGATATGATGGAAAGAGGAAAGATTGGATTAGACTTTTGCaa ATACTTGGTGTTAGATGAAGCTGATCGGATGTTGGATATGGGGTTTGAGCCTCAGATTCGTAGAATAGTTGAACAAGATACTATGCCTCCAAAGGGTGTCCGCCACACTATGATGTTTAGTGCTACTTTTCCTAAGGAAATACAG atgctGGCTCGTGATTTCTTAGATGAATATATCTTCTTGGCTGTAGGAAGAGTTGGCTCTACCTCTGAAAACATCACACAGAAAGTAGTTTGGGTGGAAGAATCAGACAAACGGTCATTTCTGCTTGACCTCCTAAATGCAACAg GCAAGGATTCACTGACCTTAGTGTTTGTGGAGACCAAAAAGGGTGCAGATTCTCTGGAGGATTTCTTATACCATGAAGGATACGCATGTACCAGTATCCATGGAGACCGTTCTCAGAGGGATAGGGAAGAGGCCCTTCACCAGTTCCGCTCAGGAAAAAGCCCAATTCTAGTGGCTACAGCA GTAGCAGCAAGAGGACTGGACATTTCAAATGTGAAACATGTTATCAATTTTGACTTGCCAAGTGATATTGAAGAATACGTACATCGCATTGGTCGTACAGGACGTGTAGGAAACCTTG GCCTGGCAACCTCATTCTTTAACGAGAGGAACATAAATATTACTAAGGATTTGTTGGATCTTCTTGTTGAAGCTAAACAAGAAGTGCCATCTTGGTTAGAAAACATGGCTTATGAACACCACTACAAGGGTAGCAGTCGTGGACGTTCTAAGAG TAGCAGATTTAGTGGAGGGTTTGGTGCCAGAGACTACCGACAAAGTAGTGGTGCCAGCAGTTCCAGCTTCAGCAGCAGCCGTGCAAGCAGCAGCCGCAGTGGCGGAGGTGGCCACGGTAGCAGCAGAGGATTCGGTGGAG GTGGCTATGGAGGCTTTTACAACAGTGATGGATATGGAGGAAATTATAACTCCCAGGGGGTTGACTGGTGGGGTAACTGA